The Geomonas ferrireducens genome includes a window with the following:
- a CDS encoding efflux RND transporter periplasmic adaptor subunit yields the protein MFTTSFIHRFSAFFFSLLVMGLLNAGCAKEKEKTKQNNPAPVTVARAAVRDVPVELRAIGNVEAYSTVALKSRVAGIITAVHFKEGDDVPKGALLFTIDPRPFQASLTQAKANLARDRANAENAKEQARRYASLWQEGIVTREQYDQLQANADSLAASVASLSAAVESAKLQLDYCYIRSPLSGRTGGLTTHAGNLVKENDTALVTINQITPLYVTFSLPEKDLAVIKGRVGGKLPVTASVPGSPIAEQGTVSFLDNGVDPATGTIKVKGTFANRERKLWPGQFVNVALRLDVRKGAVVVPTRALQTGQQGDFVFLVKPDATVEVRPVTVGPAQDGVTVIEKGLAPGDTVVTDGQLKLVPGGKVAVKGGRPA from the coding sequence GTGTTTACCACGTCCTTTATCCATCGTTTCTCGGCTTTCTTCTTCTCTTTGCTTGTCATGGGCCTGTTAAACGCGGGGTGTGCCAAGGAAAAGGAAAAAACAAAGCAGAATAACCCTGCGCCGGTCACCGTGGCCCGGGCCGCGGTCAGGGACGTTCCCGTGGAACTGCGCGCCATCGGCAACGTTGAGGCTTACTCCACCGTAGCGCTTAAGTCCCGAGTTGCCGGCATCATCACCGCGGTCCATTTCAAGGAGGGGGACGACGTGCCGAAAGGGGCGCTCCTCTTCACCATTGATCCGCGCCCCTTCCAGGCGTCGCTCACCCAGGCGAAGGCGAACCTCGCGCGCGACCGGGCCAATGCCGAGAACGCGAAGGAGCAGGCACGCCGCTATGCGAGCCTCTGGCAGGAGGGGATCGTCACCCGCGAACAGTACGACCAGTTGCAGGCAAACGCCGATTCCCTCGCCGCTTCGGTCGCCTCTCTTTCCGCCGCGGTGGAGAGCGCGAAGCTCCAGCTCGATTACTGCTACATCCGCTCGCCCCTTTCAGGGCGCACCGGCGGACTCACCACCCATGCCGGGAACCTGGTGAAAGAAAACGACACCGCGCTCGTAACGATCAACCAGATCACCCCGCTCTACGTCACCTTCTCGCTGCCGGAAAAGGATCTCGCCGTTATCAAGGGGAGGGTGGGGGGCAAACTCCCGGTGACGGCGTCCGTTCCCGGGAGCCCGATCGCCGAACAGGGGACGGTGAGTTTTCTCGACAACGGCGTCGACCCCGCCACCGGCACCATCAAGGTGAAGGGGACCTTTGCCAACCGGGAGCGCAAACTCTGGCCCGGTCAGTTCGTGAACGTGGCGCTCCGCCTCGACGTGAGGAAGGGGGCGGTCGTCGTGCCGACCCGCGCGCTGCAGACCGGGCAGCAGGGCGATTTCGTCTTTCTGGTGAAACCCGATGCGACCGTCGAGGTGCGTCCGGTCACCGTCGGGCCGGCGCAGGACGGCGTTACCGTGATCGAGAAGGGACTCGCCCCGGGCGACACGGTGGTGACCGATGGACAGTTGAAACTCGTTCCGGGGGGTAAGGTGGCCGTCAAGGGGGGACGCCCCGCATGA